In uncultured Cohaesibacter sp., a genomic segment contains:
- a CDS encoding ABC transporter permease, with translation MKFSLDFRNMVNRDNNILQLIMMTVLIFIIMTALSPDKFLRYYNFESITYLFPELGLLSIAMMIAMLTGGIDLSVVGIANLSGILSGVLFHYLTRDLGMEQSVPMVLLGVCLSLGVGLLAGALNGFLITKLNIIPILATLGTGQIFIGLCLVLTGGPAIVGYPDAWAFLGNGKLFGIAVPFILFLLVAGGVAFLLTRTTLGINLMLIGSNPRAAVFAGLKKSRMIFYSYMLSGVLASMAGIILSGRTNAAKSDYGTSYLLQAVLISVLGGTNPAGGKGTVAGVSIAVVALMLLSSGFQILRFSNHLIDFIWGAFLLLVIAINAWKNRAR, from the coding sequence ATGAAATTCTCCCTCGATTTTCGCAACATGGTCAATCGCGACAATAATATCCTGCAATTGATCATGATGACCGTTCTGATCTTCATCATCATGACGGCTCTTAGCCCGGACAAGTTTCTGCGCTACTACAACTTTGAATCCATCACCTATCTGTTTCCAGAACTGGGGCTTCTCTCCATTGCCATGATGATTGCCATGCTGACAGGCGGGATCGACCTTTCTGTTGTCGGCATCGCCAACCTGTCGGGCATTCTCTCAGGCGTGCTGTTTCATTACTTGACCCGCGATCTGGGTATGGAACAGAGTGTGCCGATGGTGCTGTTGGGTGTCTGTCTGTCGCTTGGAGTGGGGTTGCTTGCCGGTGCCTTGAACGGTTTTTTGATAACCAAGCTTAACATCATTCCCATTCTGGCAACGTTGGGGACGGGTCAGATCTTCATTGGCCTGTGTCTGGTGCTAACCGGAGGGCCTGCGATCGTTGGTTATCCAGATGCCTGGGCGTTTCTGGGGAATGGCAAATTGTTTGGAATTGCGGTGCCCTTCATCTTGTTCCTGCTCGTTGCCGGAGGGGTTGCCTTCCTGTTGACGCGGACGACGCTGGGCATCAACCTGATGCTGATTGGCTCCAATCCACGGGCAGCAGTTTTTGCCGGTCTGAAGAAATCTCGCATGATCTTCTACAGCTATATGCTGTCTGGCGTGTTGGCCAGCATGGCAGGAATCATCCTGTCTGGGCGAACCAATGCGGCCAAATCGGACTATGGGACATCCTATCTGCTGCAGGCGGTTTTGATTTCAGTGCTTGGCGGAACCAACCCGGCCGGTGGCAAGGGAACCGTTGCAGGCGTTTCGATTGCCGTGGTGGCCTTGATGTTGCTCTCCAGTGGCTTCCAGATCCTGCGCTTCAGCAACCATCTGATTGATTTCATCTGGGGCGCTTTCCTGCTGCTGGTCATTGCCATCAACGCATGGAAGAACCGCGCGCGGTAA
- a CDS encoding ABC transporter permease, which translates to MKLFKRSEFVIAAILLFAMVVIGLINPAFWQLDNLFSLLRSNVIIGIMALGVLIVMISGGIDVSFPAFAVAAMYLTVKGMIYFGYDGVILPFMAAAIMGMLFGCLNAFFVYKFRMIPLIVTLGTGSMVRGFLLGIVGTSMININKMPDALIDFAKTEVISMDKADGTHFGLTAMVLIYVGLAILVHVVLRYTMIGRSVFALGGDEEAAKRVGFDVRKTIFFIYCFAGMLAGFGGLLHSGMIWLANPRDFVGLELDVIAAVVLGGASIFGGRGSVLGTMLGVFMLVMVKNSLIIMKVETTWQRVVVGIVIVIATAMTAWRDRKRNA; encoded by the coding sequence ATGAAACTCTTCAAAAGATCAGAATTTGTCATTGCGGCCATCCTTTTGTTTGCCATGGTTGTGATCGGCCTGATCAACCCTGCCTTCTGGCAGCTGGACAACCTGTTCTCCCTGCTTCGGAGCAACGTGATCATTGGCATCATGGCGCTGGGGGTGCTGATTGTCATGATCTCCGGCGGGATCGACGTGTCCTTTCCTGCCTTTGCAGTGGCGGCGATGTATCTTACCGTCAAAGGCATGATCTATTTCGGCTATGATGGGGTGATCCTTCCCTTTATGGCTGCCGCCATCATGGGCATGCTGTTTGGCTGCCTGAATGCCTTCTTTGTCTACAAGTTCCGCATGATACCGCTGATCGTGACGCTGGGCACGGGCAGCATGGTGCGCGGCTTCCTGCTCGGCATCGTCGGCACCAGCATGATCAACATCAACAAGATGCCTGATGCACTGATTGATTTTGCCAAGACCGAAGTCATCTCGATGGACAAGGCTGACGGCACCCACTTCGGTCTGACCGCGATGGTGCTCATCTATGTGGGGCTGGCGATCCTTGTGCATGTGGTGCTGCGCTACACGATGATTGGTCGGAGTGTCTTTGCGCTGGGAGGAGATGAGGAAGCGGCCAAACGCGTCGGGTTTGATGTGCGCAAGACGATCTTCTTCATCTACTGCTTTGCCGGCATGTTGGCTGGCTTCGGCGGCTTGCTGCACAGCGGCATGATCTGGCTGGCCAACCCGCGAGATTTCGTCGGGCTTGAGCTGGATGTGATCGCCGCGGTCGTGTTGGGCGGGGCGAGTATCTTCGGCGGACGAGGTTCGGTGCTCGGTACGATGCTCGGCGTGTTCATGCTGGTTATGGTCAAGAACAGCCTGATCATCATGAAAGTGGAAACGACCTGGCAGCGCGTTGTGGTCGGTATCGTGATCGTTATAGCGACAGCCATGACCGCATGGCGTGATCGCAAACGGAATGCATGA
- a CDS encoding sugar ABC transporter ATP-binding protein — MSEAFIELRSIGKQFLGLRALDDVSLTINKGEIHCLAGENGSGKSTLIKIISGVYQPTEGEIIIEGETVENLSPIESVNRAIQVIYQDFSLFGNLTVAENLALNTELRAKTKLVRWGRVRKMAREALDRLGVDIDLDAEVESLPTSSKQLVAIARALMSDAKLIIMDEPTTALTGKEVETLFRIVRDIQSRGIAILFVSHKMREMLEISERLTVIRNGVKVAEGPTGDFDEASVIRHMTGLDIQIEPFRRERPDPSLTPRLAVKGLTLPGQYDGINMTIHPGEIVGLSGLLGSGRTELALSLFGMLTPQSGTVEVDGKPISLDSVQDVIAQGIAYVPEDRLSEGLFMTQSIKRNIIATSLDTLSKRGVIDIPRVDQVADETIASMQIATPSAEKMVGELSGGNAQRVVLGRWLLTDAKVLILNGPTVGVDVGSKAEIHKKIRELVNNHGLAVLMISDDVLELAQNCSRVILMHRGRLVDELEGDAISEDVISEQLKSFT; from the coding sequence ATGTCTGAAGCGTTCATTGAACTGCGCAGCATCGGGAAGCAATTTCTAGGTTTGCGCGCACTGGATGACGTCTCCCTAACCATCAACAAAGGCGAAATCCATTGCCTTGCTGGTGAGAACGGGTCGGGGAAATCCACTCTTATCAAAATTATATCCGGAGTTTATCAGCCCACGGAAGGTGAGATCATCATCGAGGGCGAGACGGTTGAAAATCTGTCTCCGATCGAGTCGGTGAATCGCGCCATTCAGGTGATCTATCAAGATTTTTCCCTGTTCGGTAATTTGACCGTGGCGGAGAATCTCGCCCTCAATACCGAACTCAGGGCCAAGACCAAGCTGGTTCGATGGGGGCGTGTGCGCAAGATGGCGCGCGAGGCTCTTGATCGTCTGGGAGTCGATATCGATCTGGATGCAGAGGTGGAAAGCCTGCCGACATCCAGCAAGCAGCTTGTGGCCATCGCTCGTGCGCTGATGTCCGATGCCAAGTTGATCATCATGGATGAACCGACCACCGCATTGACGGGCAAGGAAGTGGAGACACTCTTCCGCATTGTGCGCGATATTCAGAGCCGAGGCATCGCCATCCTGTTCGTGAGCCACAAAATGCGGGAGATGCTCGAAATTTCAGAGCGTCTGACGGTCATTCGCAATGGGGTTAAGGTGGCAGAGGGGCCAACCGGCGACTTTGACGAAGCGTCCGTGATCCGTCATATGACCGGGCTTGATATTCAGATTGAGCCTTTCCGCAGGGAACGACCGGATCCCAGCCTTACGCCGCGCCTCGCCGTCAAGGGGCTGACATTGCCAGGCCAGTATGACGGGATCAACATGACGATCCATCCGGGTGAGATTGTCGGTCTGTCGGGTCTTTTGGGGTCGGGGCGTACCGAGTTGGCGTTGAGCCTGTTTGGCATGCTGACCCCTCAGAGCGGGACGGTAGAGGTTGATGGCAAGCCCATTTCGCTCGACAGCGTTCAGGATGTGATTGCCCAAGGGATTGCCTATGTCCCTGAGGATCGCTTGTCCGAGGGGCTGTTTATGACGCAGTCCATCAAACGCAACATCATTGCGACGTCTCTGGATACCCTTTCGAAACGCGGCGTGATTGATATCCCCCGAGTGGATCAGGTGGCCGATGAAACCATTGCCTCCATGCAGATTGCCACCCCCAGTGCTGAAAAGATGGTGGGCGAGCTTTCTGGTGGTAACGCGCAACGCGTCGTTCTGGGGCGCTGGCTGCTAACCGATGCCAAGGTGCTCATTCTCAACGGGCCGACCGTCGGCGTGGATGTTGGCTCCAAGGCCGAGATCCATAAGAAAATTCGTGAGCTGGTCAATAACCATGGGCTCGCCGTGCTGATGATTTCAGACGACGTTCTGGAATTGGCGCAGAATTGCAGCCGGGTCATTCTCATGCATCGTGGTCGCCTCGTCGACGAGCTTGAAGGCGATGCCATCAGCGAAGATGTGATCAGCGAACAGCTGAAGTCGTTCACGTGA
- a CDS encoding autoinducer 2 ABC transporter substrate-binding protein — translation MKSLFSSILVAAALVAAPALAEGPVDTSQVRKDIYKSETGKEYSIATVVKVDGIAWFDRMRDGVKQFGSETGHDTWMLGPSQADAAAQVQIVENLIAQGVDAIAIVPFSVEAVEPVLKKARDRGIVVVAHEASNIKNADYVLEAFDNHAYGAKLMEVLGGYMGGEGKYAATVGSLTSKSQNEWIDGAIDYQKANFPKMELVTDRLETYDDANTDYNKLKETLTTYPDLKGIVGGPMPTSAGAGRLIAERGLKDKLFFAGTGLVSVAGEYLANDDIQYIQFWDPAVAGYAMNIVAVMALEKKDAEIKAGLNLGLPGYTDLITPVADQPNLLYGAGWVGVTKDNMDEYNF, via the coding sequence ATGAAGTCTTTGTTCTCATCAATTCTTGTTGCTGCAGCACTTGTGGCAGCACCAGCTCTTGCTGAAGGTCCGGTCGATACCTCACAGGTGCGCAAGGACATTTACAAGAGCGAAACAGGGAAAGAATATTCTATTGCGACCGTCGTCAAGGTTGACGGTATTGCCTGGTTCGACCGTATGCGTGACGGCGTCAAGCAGTTCGGGTCTGAAACCGGTCACGACACCTGGATGCTTGGCCCAAGTCAGGCCGACGCTGCGGCTCAGGTGCAGATCGTTGAAAATCTGATCGCTCAGGGCGTCGACGCGATTGCCATCGTGCCATTTTCCGTGGAAGCCGTTGAACCAGTTCTGAAAAAGGCTCGTGATCGCGGTATCGTCGTTGTGGCTCATGAAGCCTCCAACATCAAAAATGCAGACTATGTTCTGGAAGCTTTCGACAACCACGCCTATGGTGCAAAGTTGATGGAAGTGCTTGGTGGCTATATGGGCGGAGAAGGCAAATATGCCGCAACCGTTGGCAGCTTGACCTCTAAATCCCAGAATGAATGGATCGATGGCGCTATCGATTATCAGAAAGCCAATTTCCCGAAAATGGAACTGGTGACCGATCGTCTGGAAACCTACGACGACGCCAATACCGACTATAACAAACTCAAAGAAACCCTCACCACCTATCCGGATCTCAAAGGGATCGTCGGAGGCCCGATGCCTACGTCTGCTGGCGCTGGTCGTCTGATTGCAGAACGTGGCCTCAAAGACAAACTCTTCTTTGCTGGTACGGGTCTGGTTTCTGTGGCTGGTGAATATCTGGCCAACGATGACATCCAGTATATCCAGTTCTGGGATCCTGCCGTTGCAGGTTATGCCATGAACATCGTTGCCGTGATGGCTCTTGAGAAAAAAGATGCGGAAATCAAGGCTGGTCTTAATCTTGGCCTGCCAGGATATACCGATCTGATTACCCCGGTCGCAGATCAGCCAAACCTGCTTTATGGCGCAGGCTGGGTCGGTGTGACCAAGGACAACATGGACGAATATAACTTCTGA
- the deoC gene encoding deoxyribose-phosphate aldolase: MTTLAADLTSEMLAKYIDHTILSPQAKPEEVEKICKEALDFGFCSVCVNPINIPQVAKLLAGSDVLTCSVIGFPLGAIPTSLKSAETRWVVAQGANEVDMVIPVGQLKAGDVDYVRSDIAEVKKACGDATLKVIIETCLLSDEEKKLACQLSKEAGADFVKTSTGFMGGGATTEDVALMRAEVGGEMGVKASGGVRTREDALKMIEAGASRLGASASVAIVSG; this comes from the coding sequence ATGACCACCCTTGCTGCTGATTTAACCTCCGAGATGTTGGCCAAATATATCGATCACACAATCCTGTCTCCCCAAGCCAAACCTGAAGAGGTTGAAAAGATCTGCAAGGAAGCGCTGGATTTTGGCTTCTGCTCGGTCTGCGTCAATCCGATCAATATTCCTCAGGTCGCCAAGCTGCTTGCTGGTAGCGATGTCTTGACCTGTTCGGTTATCGGTTTTCCGTTGGGAGCTATCCCGACCTCTCTCAAAAGTGCAGAAACGCGCTGGGTTGTCGCTCAAGGCGCCAATGAAGTGGACATGGTTATCCCTGTGGGGCAGCTGAAGGCTGGCGATGTCGATTATGTGCGTTCCGATATTGCCGAGGTTAAAAAGGCCTGCGGCGATGCTACGCTCAAGGTCATTATCGAAACCTGCCTTTTGAGCGATGAAGAGAAAAAACTGGCTTGCCAGCTTTCAAAGGAAGCTGGAGCAGATTTCGTCAAAACCTCTACCGGCTTTATGGGCGGGGGAGCCACCACAGAGGACGTGGCCCTGATGCGCGCTGAGGTTGGGGGAGAAATGGGCGTTAAAGCGTCCGGGGGCGTTCGCACACGCGAAGACGCCTTGAAGATGATTGAGGCGGGCGCCTCTCGGCTCGGGGCCAGCGCCAGCGTCGCAATCGTTTCCGGCTAA
- a CDS encoding DeoR family transcriptional regulator, with product MQSRRKTRLDRLAKSLNEGRALHLRDAAALLGVSEMTVRRDIAASDDMFSFWGGHIVTSAEPSSNKGYFLHRENATNVVEKKISCEKAISLIQPGDVLFLDCGTTLPYLAESLIDKGPLTVICYSINIAEIVCKQPALKVILLGGEYHPSSASFASDEALEMLSNLGINKAFLSAGGLHGQHGLSCSNFHEVRIKQMAMSRAVTNILVMDSSKIGKVKAAPFAPSNAVDFLATDDSITQEQRALLIDANVELIP from the coding sequence ATGCAAAGCCGCAGAAAAACGAGGCTTGATCGACTGGCAAAATCGCTCAACGAAGGGCGTGCGCTTCATTTACGCGATGCTGCGGCACTGCTCGGCGTTTCCGAGATGACGGTAAGAAGAGACATCGCTGCCAGTGATGATATGTTTTCTTTTTGGGGCGGCCATATTGTAACATCGGCCGAACCAAGCTCGAACAAGGGCTATTTTCTGCATCGCGAAAACGCAACCAATGTAGTCGAGAAAAAGATATCATGCGAAAAGGCCATTTCGCTTATTCAGCCCGGAGATGTGTTGTTTCTCGATTGCGGCACGACCTTGCCATACCTTGCAGAAAGCCTGATTGATAAAGGCCCACTGACGGTCATTTGCTACTCTATCAATATCGCTGAAATTGTCTGCAAACAGCCTGCACTGAAAGTGATCCTACTGGGAGGAGAATATCACCCTTCATCAGCCTCTTTTGCCAGTGATGAAGCGCTGGAAATGCTCTCCAACCTCGGCATCAACAAGGCCTTCCTGTCGGCAGGTGGTCTACATGGCCAACATGGCCTTAGCTGCTCCAACTTTCACGAAGTCCGCATTAAGCAGATGGCCATGAGCCGCGCCGTTACCAACATTCTGGTGATGGACTCCAGCAAGATCGGCAAGGTGAAAGCCGCTCCCTTTGCGCCGTCCAACGCGGTCGACTTTTTGGCGACTGACGATTCGATCACTCAAGAGCAGCGCGCATTACTCATCGATGCGAATGTGGAGTTGATCCCATAG
- a CDS encoding TetR/AcrR family transcriptional regulator, whose amino-acid sequence MTGIQKTKSIETGRRVLEAAVALMREDGLKAVQIRTIASKAGYSVGSVYKHFPDIDALIIAVNGVTLTQMNELFSQSMQQSDDPLERLKMLARSYMHFAYSQPNLWRGLFEHHLPDDDAIPDEHKAQNVELLALIERELANISPTLDQEALSIRSRTCFAAVHGMVTFSMEGRFVGLSGQQLEDELDFLVARLSVTDTHRAANNVK is encoded by the coding sequence ATGACAGGCATTCAGAAAACGAAAAGCATAGAGACCGGAAGGCGTGTGTTAGAGGCTGCTGTCGCGTTGATGCGCGAAGACGGTCTGAAGGCGGTGCAGATCAGAACCATCGCTTCGAAAGCCGGGTATTCCGTCGGTTCCGTTTACAAGCATTTCCCTGACATTGATGCGCTCATCATCGCGGTGAACGGCGTTACGCTCACTCAAATGAACGAATTGTTTTCACAATCGATGCAACAATCAGACGATCCGCTTGAACGGCTCAAGATGTTGGCACGCAGTTATATGCATTTCGCCTATAGTCAGCCAAATTTGTGGCGCGGATTGTTTGAACATCACTTGCCAGATGATGACGCAATTCCAGACGAGCACAAGGCTCAGAACGTAGAGCTCCTGGCATTGATTGAGCGCGAGCTTGCCAATATCAGTCCTACGCTGGATCAGGAAGCGCTCTCTATCCGCAGCAGGACATGTTTTGCAGCAGTGCATGGGATGGTAACCTTCAGCATGGAAGGCCGGTTCGTTGGCCTTAGTGGGCAACAGCTGGAAGACGAGCTTGATTTTCTAGTCGCGAGATTGTCGGTCACCGATACGCACAGAGCAGCCAACAACGTAAAGTAA
- a CDS encoding PspA/IM30 family protein: protein MNNVHFLIDNAKPLWLCQTMNIVHLLGEAMSKLISTIKAIFVGSLAAKSGDLSHLSLQQQMREAGQQVLKARKAVALAKAQHEQDGRRLNKIVADINELEERARAALQKGQEVLARDAAIAIASLEDERDDLAKTVSAFEKDLSVLVANLRQLEGRLRALQRGQRVAKVRQTVHSAGNVIDLSTLSEAEDTLCAIQERQERQQLADEAFRTLSASDRSDTLIKRLSDAGCGAPIDASVDAVLKRLKNPAPRSA, encoded by the coding sequence TTGAACAACGTTCATTTTTTAATTGACAATGCCAAACCATTGTGGCTTTGTCAAACAATGAACATTGTTCACTTATTGGGGGAAGCCATGAGTAAATTGATATCCACCATAAAAGCCATCTTTGTTGGCAGTCTTGCCGCCAAGAGCGGTGATCTCAGTCATCTGTCGCTTCAGCAGCAAATGCGCGAAGCGGGTCAACAGGTCTTGAAGGCACGAAAAGCTGTCGCCCTCGCCAAAGCACAGCATGAGCAGGATGGCCGTCGTCTGAACAAGATCGTTGCGGATATCAACGAACTTGAAGAGCGTGCTCGTGCCGCACTCCAGAAAGGGCAGGAAGTCCTTGCCAGAGATGCGGCAATTGCGATTGCCAGCCTCGAAGATGAGCGAGATGACTTGGCAAAAACAGTTTCAGCCTTCGAGAAGGATCTCTCTGTTCTGGTTGCCAACTTGCGGCAGCTTGAAGGCCGACTGCGAGCGTTGCAGCGTGGGCAGCGAGTTGCCAAAGTTCGCCAGACTGTTCATTCAGCAGGCAACGTGATCGATCTTTCCACGCTGAGCGAAGCTGAAGATACCCTGTGCGCCATTCAGGAGCGACAAGAAAGGCAACAGCTTGCAGATGAGGCGTTCAGAACCCTGTCTGCATCCGATAGATCAGATACCCTCATCAAACGTCTGTCCGATGCAGGTTGTGGGGCTCCCATCGACGCCTCCGTTGACGCCGTGCTCAAGCGGCTGAAGAACCCAGCGCCAAGAAGCGCCTGA
- a CDS encoding YiaA/YiaB family inner membrane protein, which yields MQDTINKHSNSWHLFTLATFIIAAAMMAGGIYFLEASFSAKGFYAMSAIMLVHTSVTLTKTMRDKEESEKFYNRIEEAKTEKLLMDIGNSDHG from the coding sequence ATGCAGGACACAATCAACAAGCATTCCAACAGCTGGCATCTCTTCACCTTAGCCACGTTCATCATCGCTGCCGCGATGATGGCCGGTGGCATCTACTTTTTGGAAGCCAGCTTCTCCGCCAAGGGCTTCTACGCCATGTCTGCGATCATGTTGGTTCATACTTCCGTGACGCTGACCAAGACCATGCGTGACAAAGAAGAGTCAGAGAAATTTTACAACAGGATTGAAGAAGCAAAAACCGAGAAGCTTCTCATGGATATCGGCAACTCCGATCATGGGTAA